A window of Diospyros lotus cultivar Yz01 chromosome 14, ASM1463336v1, whole genome shotgun sequence contains these coding sequences:
- the LOC127790378 gene encoding chromophore lyase CRL, chloroplastic-like → MGTGSEPSGQGWSRARGAVLKTLALIGAAVLVKRLTKSTTRRDHARAVAHSLAGQKTSREQASSAPEDYFNFRWLSCPAAEMVDGSKVLYFEQAFWRTPHKPFRQRFFMVKSCPKEMKCDVELRTYAIRDAEEYKNFCDRSKDLRPQPEEVIGDIAEHLTTIHLKRCERGKACLYEGSTPPDGFPNSWNGATYCTSELSILKNNEIHTWDRGYDDDENQVWGVKEGPYIFKPAPASSFVDVFSPVYSPQSSDKTIEGSFVLQE, encoded by the exons ATGGGAACCGGCTCGGAGCCGAGCGGCCAGGGTTGGAGCCGAGCTCGCGGCGCCGTCTTGAAGACGCTGGCCTTGATCGGAGCCGCAGTTTTGGTGAAGCGGCTCACCAAGTCCACCACTCGCCGGGACCACGCTCGCGCCGTCGCTCACTCTCTCGCCGGCCAGAag ACCTCGCGAGAGCAAGCTTCCAGTGCGCCTGAAGATTACTTCAATTTCAG ATGGCTTTCATGCCCAGCTGCAGAGATGGTGGATGGTTCAAAGGTTCTGTATTTTGAACAA GCCTTTTGGAGGACTCCTCATAAGCCATTCCGACAG AGATTTTTCATGGTGAAGTCTTGCCCAAAGGAGATGAAATGTGATGTTGAG CTAAGAACATATGCCATAAGAGATGCAGAAGAGTACAAGAATTTCTGTGATCGCTCAAAGGACCTACGGCCACAGCCAGAAGAAGTTATTGGG GACATAGCAGAACATTTGACAACTATACATCTCAAACGTTGTGAACGTGGCAAGGCCTGCTTATATGAAGGTTCCACTCCACCTGACGGATTTCCTAATTCTTGG AATGGTGCTACATATTGTACCTCTGAACTTTCAATCTTGAAGAATAATGAGATACACACCTGGGATAGAGGCTATGATGACGATGAGAACCAG GTTTGGGGAGTgaaagaaggtccttacatATTCAAGCCTGCACCTGCTTCAAGTTTTGTTGATGTTTTTTCTCCTGTATATTCTCCTCAATCCTCAGACAAAACCATAGAGGGTTCATTTGTTCTCCAAGAATGA